In the Bordetella genomosp. 10 genome, one interval contains:
- a CDS encoding copper chaperone PCu(A)C — MKMKTLVSAALLSIAVLPLAHAADMAGMQQGSGHGIAMQPAAEATPPAGVTASDCWIRLLPAGLPAGGYLTIRNGGARTVTLTGIHADAYGMAMLHQTTTDKQNRSTMAMVQGLDIAPGQQRRFSPGGYHIMLEKPAKTVKVGDVLPISLLFKGGQSLNVQCSVRPANATKP; from the coding sequence ATGAAGATGAAGACACTCGTATCCGCCGCGCTGCTCTCCATCGCCGTGCTGCCCCTTGCGCATGCCGCCGATATGGCGGGAATGCAGCAGGGTTCCGGCCACGGTATCGCGATGCAGCCGGCAGCGGAAGCCACGCCGCCGGCCGGCGTCACGGCCAGCGATTGCTGGATCCGCTTGCTGCCCGCTGGCCTGCCCGCCGGCGGGTACCTGACGATCAGGAATGGCGGTGCGCGGACGGTGACCTTGACCGGCATACACGCCGACGCCTATGGCATGGCAATGCTGCACCAGACCACGACCGATAAGCAGAATCGCTCGACGATGGCCATGGTGCAGGGCCTCGACATCGCGCCGGGCCAGCAGCGCCGGTTTTCGCCGGGCGGCTATCACATCATGCTTGAAAAACCAGCGAAGACAGTCAAAGTGGGGGACGTCCTGCCCATATCGCTGCTGTTCAAGGGCGGGCAAAGCCTGAATGTGCAATGCAGCGTGAGGCCGGCGAACGCTACCAAGCCCTGA